One stretch of Pseudomonas fragi DNA includes these proteins:
- a CDS encoding flavin monoamine oxidase family protein has protein sequence MYQAMTALSFAAESNYERDFALSGAPKGTRVLILGAGLAGMTAAYELRKAGYQVKVLEFNAKPGGRCWTLRGGDRFTELGGATQHCEFDKGLYLNPGPWRIPYHHHAVLDYCHKFGVALEPFIQVNYNAMVHSTQAFEGKPQRYRAVQADFQGHVAELLSKAVNQHGLDQALTREDRERLLEVMRKWGALDSSNAYKKSLETSMRRGFAVDDGGGLMPAAVASEPIDCKALLDSNLWQSIASGQEYEFQSSIFQPVGGMDMIAQAFQKQVNDLIQYNAKVTRIQQNGNGVTVTYQNSDGSGGARQEQADWCVCTLPLSILGQLPIDVSAPMMSAIRAVPYESSIKVGLQFKRRFWEQDEHIYGGISYTDTPISKISYPSTDYGKQGKGVLLGAYIWGPNAYEFTAMSPQMRVQKAVEYGAQIHPQYPAEFENGIAVGWHRVPWTNGCYGLWTPETREQHYKNLCQIDGRIVLAGEHASYIPAWMEGAILSSQDAIKRLHTHIIASAKAA, from the coding sequence ATGTATCAGGCAATGACTGCCTTGAGTTTTGCCGCTGAATCGAACTATGAGCGGGATTTTGCCTTGAGCGGTGCGCCAAAGGGCACCCGTGTACTGATCCTTGGGGCGGGGCTGGCGGGCATGACCGCCGCCTATGAGCTGCGCAAGGCCGGCTATCAGGTCAAGGTGCTGGAGTTCAATGCCAAGCCGGGCGGGCGCTGCTGGACGCTGCGTGGCGGTGACCGTTTCACCGAGCTGGGCGGCGCTACCCAGCATTGCGAATTCGACAAGGGCCTGTACCTCAATCCCGGCCCGTGGCGCATCCCGTATCACCATCATGCCGTGCTCGACTACTGCCACAAATTCGGCGTCGCCCTGGAGCCCTTTATCCAGGTCAACTACAACGCGATGGTGCATTCCACCCAGGCGTTTGAGGGCAAGCCGCAACGTTACCGTGCCGTGCAGGCCGACTTTCAGGGGCATGTGGCCGAACTGCTGAGCAAGGCCGTCAACCAGCACGGCCTGGATCAGGCTCTGACTCGCGAAGACCGCGAGCGCCTGCTGGAGGTGATGCGCAAATGGGGCGCGCTCGATAGCAGCAATGCCTATAAGAAATCCCTGGAGACCAGCATGCGTCGCGGTTTTGCCGTGGACGATGGCGGCGGCCTGATGCCAGCAGCGGTGGCGTCCGAGCCTATCGACTGCAAGGCGCTGCTGGATTCCAATCTGTGGCAAAGCATCGCCAGCGGCCAGGAGTACGAATTCCAGAGCAGCATCTTCCAGCCGGTTGGCGGCATGGACATGATTGCCCAGGCGTTCCAGAAACAGGTCAACGACCTGATCCAGTACAACGCCAAGGTCACGCGTATCCAGCAAAACGGCAACGGTGTGACCGTTACCTACCAGAACAGCGATGGCAGTGGCGGGGCTCGGCAAGAGCAGGCCGACTGGTGCGTGTGTACCTTGCCGTTGTCGATCCTCGGACAGCTGCCCATCGATGTCAGCGCGCCGATGATGAGCGCGATCCGCGCCGTGCCCTACGAGTCTTCGATAAAGGTCGGGCTGCAATTCAAACGCCGTTTCTGGGAGCAGGACGAGCATATCTATGGCGGCATCAGTTACACCGATACGCCCATCAGCAAGATCAGCTATCCGAGCACCGATTACGGCAAGCAGGGCAAAGGCGTGTTGCTCGGCGCCTATATCTGGGGGCCGAACGCTTACGAGTTCACCGCCATGAGCCCGCAAATGCGCGTGCAAAAGGCCGTTGAATACGGTGCCCAGATCCACCCGCAATACCCGGCAGAGTTCGAAAACGGCATCGCCGTGGGCTGGCACCGGGTGCCCTGGACCAACGGCTGCTACGGCCTGTGGACCCCCGAAACCCGCGAGCAGCATTACAAGAACCTGTGCCAGATTGACGGGCGCATTGTCCTGGCCGGTGAACATGCTTCTTACATTCCGGCCTGGATGGAGGGCGCCATCCTGTCTTCCCAGGATGCGATCAAACGCCTGCACACCCATATCATCGCCAGCGCGAAAGCGGCCTGA
- a CDS encoding MFS transporter has product MPSASLPPRGRPEHPQQSVKQQWLAILSVAVGAFALVTSEFLPVGVLNDVASDLGISAGHAGLMVTLPGIMAALAAPLLSIGIGTMDRRYLLVGLTLVMIIANSVVAFASDFNLLLVGRVLLGISIGGFWATAIALSGRLAPKGVGVAQATSIIMVGVTLATVLGVPVGTWLSGLLGWRMTFLVTALVGVPVLLAQIFLLPRLTPEKAIRVSDLPALFINPQSRVGLIAVLLIGLAHFAAYTYVAPFFKHSAGFDGPTIGSLLLLYGVAGVMGNLFAGFAANRSVRHTLLLVALMIGTSTALFPYFATGMTGAAMLIALWGFAFGAFPACASIWMFVVAPKDVERGMPLFVALFQVIIALGSFFGGQIVDQLGSSVLLSLATALVGCGFVTVLVLGRNVSNNLVAQPA; this is encoded by the coding sequence ATGCCAAGCGCCAGCCTGCCGCCTCGCGGCCGCCCCGAACATCCTCAACAGAGCGTCAAACAGCAGTGGCTGGCGATTCTCTCGGTCGCCGTGGGCGCCTTTGCCCTCGTGACCAGCGAGTTTCTCCCGGTGGGCGTACTCAACGACGTTGCCAGTGACCTTGGCATCAGTGCCGGCCACGCCGGGCTTATGGTCACCCTGCCCGGCATAATGGCCGCGCTCGCGGCGCCCTTGCTGTCCATCGGCATTGGTACGATGGACCGTCGCTACCTGCTGGTCGGCCTGACGCTGGTCATGATCATTGCCAACTCAGTCGTGGCCTTCGCCAGTGATTTCAACCTGCTGCTGGTGGGTCGTGTGCTGCTGGGTATCAGCATCGGCGGTTTCTGGGCGACCGCCATCGCCCTGAGTGGCCGCCTGGCCCCCAAGGGCGTGGGCGTCGCCCAGGCCACCTCGATCATCATGGTCGGCGTAACCCTGGCCACCGTCCTGGGCGTGCCCGTAGGCACATGGCTAAGTGGCTTGCTGGGCTGGCGCATGACCTTCCTGGTGACGGCGCTGGTGGGCGTGCCGGTGCTACTGGCGCAGATCTTCCTGCTGCCGCGGCTCACCCCCGAGAAGGCCATTCGCGTCAGTGACCTGCCGGCCTTGTTTATCAACCCGCAATCGCGGGTGGGGTTGATTGCGGTATTGCTCATTGGCCTGGCGCACTTTGCCGCCTACACCTATGTCGCCCCCTTCTTCAAGCACAGTGCCGGTTTCGACGGGCCGACCATTGGCTCATTGCTGTTGCTCTATGGTGTTGCTGGGGTAATGGGTAATCTATTCGCCGGCTTTGCCGCCAATCGCAGTGTGCGTCACACCCTGTTGCTGGTGGCCCTGATGATTGGCACCAGCACCGCCCTGTTCCCCTACTTCGCCACCGGCATGACTGGCGCTGCGATGCTCATCGCCCTCTGGGGCTTCGCTTTCGGCGCCTTCCCGGCCTGCGCCAGTATCTGGATGTTTGTGGTAGCGCCCAAGGATGTGGAGCGCGGCATGCCGCTGTTCGTGGCTCTGTTTCAGGTGATTATTGCCCTGGGCTCGTTCTTCGGCGGGCAAATCGTCGACCAGTTGGGCAGCTCGGTGCTGCTGAGCCTGGCCACGGCCCTGGTGGGATGCGGTTTTGTAACGGTGCTGGTGTTAGGGCGTAACGTCAGCAATAACCTGGTGGCCCAGCCCGCCTGA
- a CDS encoding OmpP1/FadL family transporter: MKKLFFKTTLGLAVALASSQLLASGLAINEQSISGMGTGFAGRSSSADDASTVYGNPAGMARLKQEQVSAGAALLVAKTDISHTRSTFGGKEDGDMVPLTAVPMGYYVKPIDEHWAFGVGFYVPFGLITDYGSGFAGRYFANKSKIQVMTFQPTVSYAFNDKVSIGFGPTINRIDGELTSQVPNAFTPGTNDGKVKISGDDTAIGFNAGILVQATDSTRVGLTYHSKVSYNLKGTTKVTGGTFSLLGLSGQSYDAKLGLDTPESVDFSVTHQLNDDWTLYAGSTWTRWSRLKDITVQNSDVSPRLGGSLSTITEEQNWHDTWAHAIGAAYQLNPQWVLRTGLSVDQSPTNNTNRSPRIPTGDRTAISFGAGWTPVSNMTIDLAYSYLWEDSTKVNDSSASKGAYSSTYKNSASGFGTSITYRF; encoded by the coding sequence ATGAAAAAACTATTCTTCAAGACCACCCTCGGTCTTGCCGTTGCACTTGCGTCTTCTCAGCTACTTGCCAGCGGTCTTGCAATCAATGAACAAAGTATCAGCGGCATGGGCACCGGCTTCGCCGGTCGATCGTCCTCTGCCGATGATGCCAGTACCGTATACGGCAACCCTGCCGGCATGGCGCGCCTGAAACAGGAGCAGGTGAGTGCAGGTGCTGCCTTGCTCGTGGCGAAAACCGATATCAGCCATACGCGCAGTACCTTTGGCGGCAAGGAAGACGGCGATATGGTGCCGTTGACTGCGGTGCCCATGGGTTATTACGTCAAGCCGATTGATGAGCACTGGGCCTTCGGTGTCGGTTTCTATGTGCCGTTTGGTTTGATTACGGACTATGGCAGTGGTTTCGCAGGGCGTTACTTCGCCAATAAAAGCAAAATTCAGGTCATGACGTTCCAGCCCACGGTCAGCTATGCCTTCAATGACAAGGTATCGATCGGGTTTGGTCCGACTATCAACCGCATTGACGGTGAACTGACGTCCCAGGTGCCGAATGCCTTCACTCCGGGCACAAACGACGGCAAGGTGAAGATCAGCGGCGATGACACGGCCATCGGTTTCAACGCCGGTATCCTGGTACAGGCCACTGACAGCACCCGTGTGGGCCTGACCTATCACTCCAAGGTCAGCTACAACCTCAAGGGTACTACCAAGGTCACTGGCGGTACCTTCAGCCTGCTGGGCCTGAGCGGCCAGAGCTACGATGCCAAGCTGGGCCTGGATACGCCGGAGTCGGTGGACTTCTCGGTTACCCACCAGCTCAATGATGACTGGACGCTGTATGCGGGCAGCACCTGGACGCGCTGGAGTCGCCTCAAGGACATTACCGTGCAAAACAGTGATGTCAGCCCGCGTCTTGGCGGCTCGTTGAGCACCATTACCGAAGAGCAGAACTGGCATGACACCTGGGCCCACGCCATTGGTGCCGCGTATCAGTTGAATCCGCAATGGGTGCTGCGCACCGGCTTGTCGGTTGACCAGTCGCCAACCAACAACACCAATCGTTCGCCGCGCATTCCTACCGGTGACCGTACCGCCATCAGCTTCGGCGCTGGCTGGACGCCGGTCAGTAACATGACGATCGACCTGGCGTACTCCTACCTGTGGGAAGACAGTACCAAGGTCAACGACAGCTCGGCTTCCAAGGGCGCGTACAGCTCTACCTACAAAAACAGCGCGAGCGGTTTTGGTACTTCGATCACCTATCGCTTCTGA
- the pgsA gene encoding CDP-diacylglycerol--glycerol-3-phosphate 3-phosphatidyltransferase, giving the protein MNIPNLITVLRVLLIPFFILLFYLPYSWSYAAASSVFAFAAATDWLDGYLARRLEQSTPFGAFLDPVADKLMVAVALVLLVQEHHNVWLTLPAAVIIGREIVISALREWMAELGARAQVAVSNMGKWKTAAQMLALVILLANPSDFSFWVLVGYGLLLVAAGLTLWSMLQYLRAAWPHLKTTSVK; this is encoded by the coding sequence ATGAATATCCCTAATTTGATCACCGTACTACGCGTTCTACTTATTCCTTTCTTCATTTTGTTGTTCTATTTGCCCTACAGCTGGAGTTATGCAGCCGCCAGCTCAGTCTTTGCATTTGCCGCGGCGACCGACTGGCTTGACGGCTATCTGGCCCGTCGACTGGAGCAAAGCACGCCTTTTGGTGCCTTTCTGGACCCGGTCGCTGACAAGCTGATGGTGGCGGTGGCCTTGGTGTTGCTGGTGCAAGAGCATCACAACGTATGGCTGACGTTGCCGGCGGCGGTGATTATCGGTCGTGAAATCGTCATTTCCGCGTTGCGCGAGTGGATGGCCGAACTGGGCGCACGGGCCCAGGTGGCGGTATCGAACATGGGCAAATGGAAAACAGCGGCGCAGATGCTGGCCCTGGTGATCTTGCTGGCCAACCCTTCGGACTTCAGCTTCTGGGTGTTGGTGGGTTACGGGCTGCTGCTGGTGGCTGCCGGCTTGACCCTGTGGTCGATGCTTCAGTATTTGCGGGCTGCCTGGCCGCACCTGAAGACCACCTCGGTAAAATAA
- the uvrC gene encoding excinuclease ABC subunit UvrC, whose protein sequence is MTDVFDASAFLSTCSGRPGVYRMFDREARLLYVGKAKNLKKRLASYFRKTGLAPKTAALVARIAQIETTITANETEALLLEQTLIKEWRPPYNILLRDDKSYPYVFLSDGQYPRLSIHRGAKKLKGKYFGPYPSAGAIRESLSILQKTFLVRQCDDSYFKNRTRPCLQYQIKRCKAPCVGLVDPQEYAEDVRHSIMFLEGRSSALTDELNAAMEQAASTLDFERAAQVRDQISLLRRVQDQQSMEGGTGDVDVIAAFVNPGGACVHLINVRGGRVLGSKNFFPQVGIEEDVAEVMAAFLGQYYISSPERDLPGELIVNVEHESFEAITEAIEALRGRELAISYRVRGTRARWQQLAVTNAEQALMARLTNRLHVAARFEALAQVLKLDEIPQRLECYDISHSSGEATVASCVVFGPEGPIKSDYRRFNIEGVTPGDDYAAMHQALMRRFSRLKEGEGKLPDILLVDGGKGQMSMARDVLNELAVPDLILLGVAKGATRKAGFETLYLNDAAHEFTLKGDSPALHLIQQIRDEAHRFAITGHRARRGKTRRTSTLEGIAGVGPTRRRDLLKHFGGLQELSRASIEEIAKAPGISKKLAELIYANLHSE, encoded by the coding sequence ATGACTGACGTGTTCGACGCAAGCGCATTTCTCTCCACCTGCAGCGGCCGGCCCGGCGTGTATCGCATGTTTGACCGCGAAGCGCGGCTCTTGTATGTGGGCAAGGCGAAGAACCTGAAAAAACGCCTGGCCAGTTACTTTCGCAAAACCGGCCTGGCGCCCAAGACCGCCGCGCTGGTTGCGCGCATTGCGCAAATTGAAACCACCATCACCGCCAACGAAACCGAAGCGCTGCTGCTTGAGCAGACGCTGATCAAGGAGTGGCGCCCGCCGTACAACATCCTGTTGCGCGACGACAAGTCCTACCCCTATGTGTTTCTGTCGGATGGCCAATATCCGCGCCTGAGCATCCATCGCGGGGCCAAAAAGCTCAAAGGCAAATACTTCGGCCCTTACCCCAGTGCGGGCGCCATCCGCGAAAGCCTGAGCATCTTGCAAAAGACTTTTCTGGTGCGTCAGTGCGACGACAGCTACTTCAAAAACAGAACGCGACCCTGCTTGCAGTATCAGATCAAGCGCTGCAAGGCCCCTTGTGTAGGGCTGGTGGACCCACAGGAGTACGCCGAGGATGTACGCCACTCGATCATGTTCCTGGAAGGGCGCAGCAGTGCCCTGACCGATGAGCTGAACGCCGCAATGGAGCAGGCCGCCAGTACGCTGGACTTCGAGCGTGCGGCCCAGGTGCGGGACCAGATTTCCCTGCTGCGCCGGGTTCAGGACCAGCAAAGCATGGAAGGCGGCACCGGGGATGTGGACGTGATTGCCGCGTTTGTGAACCCGGGTGGCGCCTGCGTACACCTGATCAATGTGCGTGGCGGGCGGGTGCTGGGCAGCAAGAACTTCTTCCCGCAAGTGGGCATCGAGGAAGACGTGGCCGAGGTTATGGCCGCCTTTCTCGGTCAGTACTACATCAGCAGCCCCGAGCGCGACCTGCCCGGCGAATTGATCGTCAACGTCGAGCACGAGAGCTTCGAGGCGATCACCGAGGCGATCGAGGCGCTGCGCGGCCGTGAGCTGGCGATCAGCTACCGTGTGCGTGGTACCCGTGCGCGCTGGCAGCAACTGGCTGTCACCAACGCCGAGCAGGCCCTGATGGCTCGCCTGACCAACCGTCTGCATGTGGCGGCACGTTTTGAAGCCCTGGCCCAGGTGTTGAAGCTCGATGAGATACCCCAGCGCCTGGAATGTTATGACATCAGCCACTCCAGTGGCGAAGCCACGGTGGCGTCCTGCGTGGTGTTTGGCCCTGAGGGGCCGATCAAGTCGGACTACCGGCGCTTCAATATTGAAGGCGTAACCCCGGGTGACGATTATGCCGCCATGCACCAGGCCCTGATGCGCCGCTTCAGCCGGCTCAAGGAAGGGGAGGGCAAGTTGCCGGACATTCTGCTGGTCGACGGTGGCAAGGGGCAGATGTCGATGGCCCGCGATGTGCTCAATGAACTGGCCGTCCCTGACCTGATTTTGCTCGGCGTGGCCAAGGGGGCGACACGCAAGGCGGGTTTTGAAACCCTGTACCTGAACGATGCAGCCCATGAATTCACCCTCAAGGGCGACTCGCCGGCCTTGCATTTGATCCAGCAGATCCGCGATGAGGCTCACCGTTTTGCAATTACCGGGCATCGGGCACGACGGGGTAAAACCCGACGAACCTCAACCCTGGAAGGCATTGCAGGGGTAGGGCCGACCCGTCGCCGAGATTTATTGAAACATTTTGGTGGCTTACAGGAGCTATCTCGTGCCAGCATCGAGGAGATCGCCAAAGCACCCGGGATCAGTAAAAAGCTCGCTGAGTTGATTTATGCAAACCTGCACAGCGAGTAG
- the uvrY gene encoding UvrY/SirA/GacA family response regulator transcription factor, translating to MIRVLVVDDHDLVRTGITRMLADIEGLQVVGQAESGEESLLKARELKPDVVLMDVKMPGIGGLEATRKMMRSHPDIKVVAVTVCEEDPFPTRLLQAGAAGYMTKGAGLAEMVQAIRQVFAGQRYISPQVAQQLALKSFQPASDSPFDALSEREIQIALMIVGCQKVQVISDKLCLSPKTVNTYRYRIYEKLSVKSDVELALLAVRHGMVDAG from the coding sequence TTGATTCGGGTTCTAGTGGTCGATGACCACGATCTTGTGCGTACAGGGATCACACGAATGCTGGCCGATATCGAAGGCTTGCAAGTGGTCGGCCAGGCCGAGTCCGGTGAAGAGTCGTTGCTCAAGGCTCGCGAACTGAAACCGGATGTGGTCCTGATGGATGTCAAAATGCCTGGCATTGGTGGCCTTGAGGCGACCCGCAAGATGATGCGCAGCCACCCGGATATCAAGGTGGTTGCCGTGACGGTGTGTGAAGAAGACCCTTTCCCGACGCGCTTGCTGCAAGCAGGCGCGGCGGGCTACATGACCAAGGGTGCGGGCCTGGCCGAAATGGTCCAGGCGATTCGCCAGGTCTTCGCCGGCCAGCGCTATATCAGCCCGCAAGTCGCCCAGCAATTGGCGCTCAAGTCCTTCCAGCCTGCCAGTGACTCCCCCTTTGATGCCCTGTCCGAGCGTGAAATCCAGATCGCGCTGATGATTGTCGGCTGTCAGAAGGTCCAGGTTATTTCCGACAAGCTCTGCCTGTCGCCCAAGACGGTCAATACATACCGCTACCGGATCTACGAGAAACTCTCGGTTAAGAGCGATGTGGAGCTGGCCTTGCTGGCCGTTCGTCATGGCATGGTTGATGCTGGTTGA
- a CDS encoding helix-turn-helix domain-containing protein — protein sequence MSGIGLRLRQERERLGLSQKIFGEIGGVEANAQGKYENGDRAPKADYLSRVAARGVDVLYVLTGSPTPTLIDNLSQIEEKVLISYRVLHKENQDAIRRLTVTLAELSAPQPVKERRDPEEVEPVKE from the coding sequence ATGAGTGGAATTGGTTTGCGCTTGAGGCAGGAGCGAGAGCGGCTTGGTTTGTCGCAGAAAATTTTTGGCGAAATCGGTGGTGTCGAGGCCAACGCCCAGGGCAAGTATGAAAATGGAGATCGTGCGCCCAAGGCGGATTATTTGTCGCGCGTTGCCGCACGCGGTGTGGACGTGCTGTATGTATTGACGGGCAGTCCGACCCCGACCTTGATCGATAATTTGAGTCAAATTGAAGAAAAGGTTCTGATCAGCTACCGGGTGCTGCACAAGGAGAATCAGGACGCCATCCGCCGCCTGACCGTCACCCTGGCAGAGTTGTCCGCGCCGCAACCGGTTAAGGAACGACGTGATCCCGAGGAGGTTGAGCCTGTCAAGGAATGA
- a CDS encoding DNA-binding protein, which yields MTGIRTAAQAKAWLEHQGKSVQEFAREHGVDPATTYQVLAGRKKGRRGEAHKVAVLLGMKDGIIPSQGTHLTEAKDGESA from the coding sequence ATGACCGGAATTCGTACCGCCGCACAAGCCAAGGCATGGCTGGAACACCAGGGAAAGTCCGTTCAAGAGTTCGCTCGGGAACATGGCGTCGACCCTGCTACCACTTATCAAGTGCTCGCCGGGCGCAAAAAGGGGAGGCGTGGTGAAGCCCACAAGGTAGCGGTTCTTCTGGGCATGAAAGACGGCATCATTCCGTCTCAGGGCACGCATCTGACAGAAGCAAAAGATGGTGAGTCAGCTTGA
- a CDS encoding 3-deoxy-7-phosphoheptulonate synthase: MNASVSALPTVHTATAPVSTRRLPTAAQLKQQLPLSTPLGAQVSSQRQAIRAILNGEDSRLLVVVGPCSIHDPVAALEYASNLAALAHDVRDDMLLVMRAYIEKPRTTVGWKGLAYDPHLDGSDDMAHGLTLSRELMLEMLRMGLPVATELLQPIAAGYFDDLLGWVAIGARTTESQIHREMASGLDLPVGFKNGTDGGVAIACDAMRSAAHSHRHFGVDSQGHPAIVETRGNPDTHLVLRGGHSAPNYDRASVAKARAGLQKSGIPTRLMVDCSHANSGKDPLRQPEVFNDVLEQRLAGDHSLIGMMLESHLFEGCQPLGASMRYGVSVTDGCLGWDATEHLLRNAARRLQAQRHTTKATA, encoded by the coding sequence ATGAACGCATCCGTTTCAGCTCTGCCAACCGTACACACTGCCACTGCTCCTGTTTCGACCCGTCGCCTGCCAACCGCAGCGCAACTCAAGCAGCAACTGCCGCTGAGTACCCCACTGGGTGCCCAGGTCAGCAGCCAGCGCCAGGCCATTCGCGCCATCCTCAACGGTGAAGACTCCCGCTTGCTGGTGGTGGTCGGCCCCTGCTCCATCCACGATCCCGTCGCCGCACTGGAATACGCCAGCAACCTCGCTGCCCTCGCCCATGATGTGCGCGATGACATGCTGCTGGTGATGCGTGCCTACATCGAAAAACCGCGCACCACCGTGGGCTGGAAAGGCCTGGCCTACGACCCGCACCTGGATGGCAGCGATGACATGGCCCACGGCCTGACCCTGTCGCGGGAACTGATGCTGGAAATGCTGCGCATGGGCCTGCCGGTCGCCACCGAGCTGTTGCAACCCATCGCCGCCGGCTACTTCGACGACCTGCTGGGCTGGGTGGCCATTGGCGCCCGCACGACGGAATCGCAAATCCACCGCGAAATGGCCAGCGGTCTTGATCTGCCTGTAGGCTTCAAGAACGGAACCGACGGCGGCGTTGCCATCGCCTGTGACGCCATGCGTTCTGCGGCACACAGCCATCGTCACTTCGGTGTCGACAGCCAGGGCCACCCGGCCATCGTCGAAACCCGTGGTAACCCCGACACCCATCTGGTATTGCGCGGCGGCCACAGCGCCCCTAACTACGACCGTGCCAGCGTCGCCAAGGCCCGCGCCGGGCTGCAGAAGTCAGGTATCCCCACCCGCCTGATGGTCGACTGCAGCCACGCCAACAGTGGCAAAGACCCGCTGCGCCAGCCCGAGGTGTTCAACGATGTGCTCGAGCAACGCCTGGCGGGCGATCACTCGCTGATCGGCATGATGCTCGAAAGCCATCTGTTCGAAGGCTGCCAGCCCCTGGGTGCATCGATGCGCTACGGCGTGTCCGTAACCGACGGCTGCCTGGGCTGGGATGCCACCGAACACCTGCTGCGCAACGCCGCCCGCAGGCTACAAGCACAGCGCCACACGACCAAGGCCACCGCCTGA
- a CDS encoding alpha/beta hydrolase yields the protein MDDSVNTRYPILLVHGLFGFDRIGSHHYFHGIKQALNECGASVFVPIISAANDNEARGDQLLKQIHNLRRQVGAQRVNLIGHSQGALTARYVAAIAPELIASVTSVSGPNHGSELADRLRLAFVPGRLGETVAAALTTSFSAFLSALSGHPRLPQNALNALNALTTDGVAAFNRQYPQGLPDRWGGMGPAQVNAVHYYSWSGIIKGSRLAESLNLLDPLHNALRVFDSFFTRETRENDGMVGRFSSHLGQVIRSDYPLDHLDTINHMARGSRRRINPVELYIEHAKRLKEAGL from the coding sequence ATGGACGATTCGGTAAATACACGCTATCCGATCTTATTGGTACACGGCCTTTTTGGATTCGACCGGATAGGCTCGCATCACTACTTTCATGGTATCAAGCAAGCACTCAATGAGTGCGGTGCCAGCGTCTTCGTTCCAATCATTTCAGCCGCCAACGACAATGAAGCCCGAGGCGATCAACTGCTCAAGCAGATCCACAACCTGCGCAGGCAGGTCGGTGCACAGCGTGTCAACCTGATCGGCCACAGCCAGGGCGCCCTTACCGCGCGTTATGTGGCGGCCATCGCCCCTGAACTGATCGCCTCGGTGACGTCAGTCAGTGGCCCCAACCACGGCTCCGAGCTGGCCGATCGCTTGCGCCTGGCCTTTGTCCCGGGGAGGCTTGGCGAAACGGTGGCTGCCGCCCTGACCACCTCGTTCAGCGCATTTTTATCCGCCCTCAGCGGCCACCCGCGCCTGCCCCAAAATGCCTTGAATGCGCTTAACGCCCTGACCACCGATGGGGTTGCCGCCTTCAACCGCCAATATCCCCAGGGGCTGCCCGACAGATGGGGCGGCATGGGCCCCGCACAGGTGAATGCTGTGCACTATTATTCCTGGAGCGGCATCATCAAAGGCTCGCGGCTGGCCGAGTCACTCAACCTGCTCGACCCCTTGCACAATGCCTTGCGTGTGTTTGACAGCTTTTTTACCCGCGAAACCCGAGAAAACGACGGCATGGTTGGCCGCTTCAGCTCGCATCTGGGCCAGGTCATCCGCTCCGACTACCCCCTGGATCATCTCGACACCATCAACCATATGGCAAGAGGAAGCCGCAGGCGCATCAACCCGGTAGAGCTTTACATCGAGCACGCCAAACGCCTGAAGGAAGCGGGCTTGTAG
- a CDS encoding peptidylprolyl isomerase, protein MAKATARHILVATEDKCNELKAQIEGGADFAEVAKANSSCPSSRQGGDLGSFGPGQMVKEFDTVVFSAPINVVQGPVKTQFGYHLLEVTSRQD, encoded by the coding sequence ATGGCCAAAGCCACTGCCCGTCACATCCTGGTTGCCACCGAAGACAAGTGCAACGAACTGAAAGCGCAAATCGAAGGCGGCGCTGACTTCGCCGAAGTTGCCAAAGCCAATTCCTCTTGCCCGTCGAGCCGTCAGGGCGGCGACCTGGGTTCTTTCGGCCCGGGCCAGATGGTCAAGGAATTCGACACCGTGGTTTTCAGCGCGCCAATCAACGTGGTGCAAGGCCCGGTTAAAACCCAGTTCGGCTACCACCTGCTGGAAGTCACCAGCCGCCAGGACTAA